Proteins from one Sylvia atricapilla isolate bSylAtr1 chromosome 1, bSylAtr1.pri, whole genome shotgun sequence genomic window:
- the ATP6V1C1 gene encoding V-type proton ATPase subunit C 1 isoform X2 has translation MTEFWLISAPGEKTCQQTWEKLHAATTKHNNLSTNSKFNIPDLKVGTLDVLVGLSDELAKLDAFVESVVKKVAQYMADVLEDSKDKVQENLLANGVDLVTYITRFQWDMAKYPIKQSLKNISEIIAKGVNQIDNDLKARASAYNNLKGNLQNLERKNALNYNDWVKQYETLAEMVVPRSSNVLFEDQDSYLCNVTLFRKAVDDFKHKAREYKFLVRDFQYNEEEMKADKEEMNRLSTDKKKQFGPLVRWLKVNFSEAFIAWIHVKALRVFVESVLRYGLPVNFQAMLLQPNKKTMKKLREVLYDLYKHLDSSAAAIIDATMDIPGLNLSQQEYYPYVYYKIDCNLLEFK, from the exons ATGACAGAGTTTTGGCTGATttctgctcctggggaaaaaacctgtCAACAGACATGGGAGAAGCTACACGCAGCAACTACAAAACATAACAATCTTTCTACTAATTCAAAGTTCAACATTCCGGACTTGAAG GTTGGCACGCTGGatgttttggttggtttgtcAGATGAGCTGGCTAAACTGGATGCATTTGTGGAGAG tgttgtaAAGAAGGTGGCTCAGTATATGGCTGATGTTCTAGAAGACAGTAAAGATAAAGTTCAGGAGAATCTTCTGGCTAATGGAG ttGACTTGGTCACCTATATAACAAGGTTCCAATGGGATATGGCCAAATACCCAATCAAGCAATCCTTgaagaatatttcagaaattattgcAAAG ggAGTAAACCAGATTGACAATGATCTAAAAGCAAGAGCCTCGGCATACAATAATCTGAAAGGGAATCTTCagaatttggaaagaaagaatgC GTTAAATTACAATGACTGGGTTAAGCAGTATGAAACACTAGCAGAGATGGTTGTACCACGTTCCAGCAA TGTACTCTTTGAGGACCAAGACAGCTACCTTTGTAATGTCACCTTGTTCAGGAAGGCTGTGGATGACTTCAAGCACAAAGCGAGAGAGTATAA ATTTCTGGTCCGTGACTTCCAGTACAATGAAGAAGAGATGAAAGCTGATAAAGAAGAAATGAACAGACTGTCAACTGACAAGAAGAAACAGTTT GGGCCTCTGGTTCGATGGCTGAAAGTTAATTTCAGTGAAGCTTTCATTGCATGGATTCACGTGAAAGCATTACGTGTTTTTGTTGAATCTGTTTTAAG GTACGGTTTGCCAGTTAACTTCCAGGCAATGCTGCTTCAGCCTAATaagaaaacaatgaagaaaCTGAGGGAAGTTCTGTATGACCTATACAAACATCTCgacagcagtgcagcagctaTCATTGAT GCAACTATGGATATTCCAGGTTTAAACCTCAGCCAACAGGAGTACTACCCATATGTGTACTACAAGATCGACTGTAATTTGCTGGAATTCAAGTAA
- the ATP6V1C1 gene encoding V-type proton ATPase subunit C 1 isoform X1 has protein sequence MTEFWLISAPGEKTCQQTWEKLHAATTKHNNLSTNSKFNIPDLKVGTLDVLVGLSDELAKLDAFVESVVKKVAQYMADVLEDSKDKVQENLLANGVDLVTYITRFQWDMAKYPIKQSLKNISEIIAKGVNQIDNDLKARASAYNNLKGNLQNLERKNAGSLLTRSLADIVKKEDFVLDSEYLVTLLVIVPKLNYNDWVKQYETLAEMVVPRSSNVLFEDQDSYLCNVTLFRKAVDDFKHKAREYKFLVRDFQYNEEEMKADKEEMNRLSTDKKKQFGPLVRWLKVNFSEAFIAWIHVKALRVFVESVLRYGLPVNFQAMLLQPNKKTMKKLREVLYDLYKHLDSSAAAIIDATMDIPGLNLSQQEYYPYVYYKIDCNLLEFK, from the exons ATGACAGAGTTTTGGCTGATttctgctcctggggaaaaaacctgtCAACAGACATGGGAGAAGCTACACGCAGCAACTACAAAACATAACAATCTTTCTACTAATTCAAAGTTCAACATTCCGGACTTGAAG GTTGGCACGCTGGatgttttggttggtttgtcAGATGAGCTGGCTAAACTGGATGCATTTGTGGAGAG tgttgtaAAGAAGGTGGCTCAGTATATGGCTGATGTTCTAGAAGACAGTAAAGATAAAGTTCAGGAGAATCTTCTGGCTAATGGAG ttGACTTGGTCACCTATATAACAAGGTTCCAATGGGATATGGCCAAATACCCAATCAAGCAATCCTTgaagaatatttcagaaattattgcAAAG ggAGTAAACCAGATTGACAATGATCTAAAAGCAAGAGCCTCGGCATACAATAATCTGAAAGGGAATCTTCagaatttggaaagaaagaatgC GGGAAGCTTGCTAACCAGAAGTCTTGCTGATATTGTAAAGAAAGAGGACTTTGTCCTTGATTCAGAATATTTGGTCACGTTATTAGTGATTGTGCCGAA GTTAAATTACAATGACTGGGTTAAGCAGTATGAAACACTAGCAGAGATGGTTGTACCACGTTCCAGCAA TGTACTCTTTGAGGACCAAGACAGCTACCTTTGTAATGTCACCTTGTTCAGGAAGGCTGTGGATGACTTCAAGCACAAAGCGAGAGAGTATAA ATTTCTGGTCCGTGACTTCCAGTACAATGAAGAAGAGATGAAAGCTGATAAAGAAGAAATGAACAGACTGTCAACTGACAAGAAGAAACAGTTT GGGCCTCTGGTTCGATGGCTGAAAGTTAATTTCAGTGAAGCTTTCATTGCATGGATTCACGTGAAAGCATTACGTGTTTTTGTTGAATCTGTTTTAAG GTACGGTTTGCCAGTTAACTTCCAGGCAATGCTGCTTCAGCCTAATaagaaaacaatgaagaaaCTGAGGGAAGTTCTGTATGACCTATACAAACATCTCgacagcagtgcagcagctaTCATTGAT GCAACTATGGATATTCCAGGTTTAAACCTCAGCCAACAGGAGTACTACCCATATGTGTACTACAAGATCGACTGTAATTTGCTGGAATTCAAGTAA